Part of the Chromatiales bacterium genome, CATCCGCAAGGACATCGAGTGGTGCGTGGAGCACGGTCGGCCGGTGCTGGTCGGCACCACCTCGATCGAGAACTCCGAATACCTCTCCAACCTGCTGAAGAAGGCTGGCATCAAGCACGAGGTGCTCAACGCCAAGCAGCACGAGCGCGAGGCGCATATCGTGGCCCAGGCCGGGCGCCCGTCGGCCGTGACACTGGCCACCAACATGGCCGGTCGTGGTACCGACATCGTGCTGGGCGGCAGTCTGGAGGCCGAGCTGGAGGCACTGGGCGAGAATCCGGACCCGGCGAAGGTCGAGGCGGTGAAGACCGAGTGGCAGAAGCGTCACGATGCGGTGCTGGAGGCCGGTGGTCTGCACATCATCGGCACCGAGCGTCACGAGTCGCGGCGCATCGACAACCAGCTCCGCGGCCGTGCCGGCCGTCAGGGTGATCCGGGTTCCTCGCGTTTCTACCTGTCGCTGGAAGACAGCCTGATGCGCATCTTCGCCTCGGATCGCGTCAAGCAGCTGATGCAGCGCCTCGGCATGCAGGAAGGCGAGGCGATCGAGAACAAGTGGGTGACCCGGGCGATCGAGAACGCACAGCGCAAGGTCGAGGCCCACAACTTCGACATCCGCAAGCAGCTGCTCGAATACGACGACGTGGCCAACGACCAGCGCAAGGTGGTCTACCAGCAGCGCGCCGAGCTGCTGGAATCCGAGGATATCCACGAGGCCATCGTCGCCATCCGCCTGGACGTGATCGACGAGACCATCAGCCTGTACATCGCCCCGGGCAGCATGGACGAGCAGTGGGACATCCCGGGCCTGAGCGCGGTGCTCAACGACGACTTCGGGCTCGACCTGCCCATCCAGGAGTGGCTGGACCAGGAGGCCGACCTGCATGAGGAGGCTCTGCGCGAGCGCATCCAGGCCGAGGCGGAGGGCGTGCTGTCCGCCAAGGAGGAACGGCTCGGTGCCGAGACCATGCGTCGCATCGAGAAGGACCTGATGCTGCAGGTGCTCGACAACCACTGGAAGGAACATCTGGCCGCCATGGACTACCTGCGCCAGGGTATCGGTCTGCGCGGTTATGCGCAGAAGAACCCGAAGCAGGAGTACAAGCGCGAGGCCTTCGAGATGTTCCAGGCCATGCTGGAGCGCATCAAGCACGACGTGATCGCCATGCTCATGCGCATTCACATCCCCAGTGCCGAGGAGCTGGCCGCCTATGAGGCGCGCCAGCGCGAGGCCCAGAAGGCTCGCGAGATGGAATTCCAGCACGCCGAGGCGCAGAGCGCCCTGGCCGGCGGGCCGGGAGGCGAGGAAGAGACTCCGGACCAGCCCTATCGCCGCGAGGGCCGCAAGGTCGGTCGCAACGACCCCTGCTGGTGCGGCTCGGGCAAGAAGTTCAAGCATTGCCACGGCAAGCTGAGCTGAGCGCAGCGTTCGCCCCGGCCGCCGCCCGCGGCCGGGCATTATTTGTTCTGGTTCTCTGAGGTGTCCTATGGCAGTTGGGCTTGAGGCTCCCCCGTCGCTGCTGCCGGTGGCCGGCGTGCGCCTGGCCGCGGTGGAGGCGGGCATCCGTTATCGCAACCGGCGCGACCTGGTGCTGCTGGAACTGGCCGAGGGGAGTACGGCGGCCGCGGTGTTCACGCGCAATGCCTTTCGCGCCGCTCCCGTGCTGGTGGCCGAGGCGCATCTGGCCGCCGCCGCGCCGCGCTACCTGCTCATCAACTCGGGCAACGCCAATGCCGGCACCGGCCAGCCGGGGCTGGATGCCGCAAAGGCCTCCTGCCAGGCCCTGGCCGAGGCGGCCGGGTGCCGGGCCGAGGAGGTGCTGCCGTTCTCCACGGGCGTGATCGGCGAACCCCTGCCGGTGGAACGCATCGCCCAGGCCCTGCCATCGGCGGTCGCGGCCCTGGCCGAGGATGCGTGGATGGATGCGGCCCGCGGCATCATGACCACCGACACCCTGCCCAAGGGCGTCTCGCGCCAGGTCGAGATCGACGGCCGTACCGTGACCCTCACCGGGATCGCCAAGGGCTCTGGCATGATCCATCCGGACATGGCCACCATGCTGGCCTATGTGGCCACCGACGCGGCCCTGCCGGCCGACGTGCTCGGGCAGTGTCTGCGCCTGGCCGCCGACCGCTCCTTCAATGCCGTGACCGTGGACGGCGACACCTCCACCAACGACGCCTGCGTGCTCGCCGCCACCGGCAAGGCGGGTGTGACGATCGACGAGGGGGCTGGGCTGGATGCCTTCCAGGCGGCGCTGGACGCCGTC contains:
- the secA gene encoding preprotein translocase subunit SecA is translated as MVAQLFTKVFGSRNERLVRRYRKTANQINALEEGFKALSDAELQAKTAEFRERLDRGENLDALLPEAFATVREASRRVLGMRHFDVQLIGGMVLHDGKIAEMRTGEGKTLVATLPTYLNALTGKGVHVVTVNDYLARRDAAWMSKLYGFLGLSTGVIVNGLDPAERRAAYASDITYGTNNEFGFDYLRDNMAFSADDRVQRGLHYAVVDEVDSILIDEARTPLIISGPTGENSELYLAMNALVPKLVRQEEEDGPGDYSVDEKTKQVHLTEDGHEHVEALMTETGLLREGESLYDAGNMNLIHHLNAALRAHALYHRDVEYIVRDGQIVIVDEFTGRTMPGRRWSEGLHQAIEAKEGVKIQNENQTLASITFQNYFRLYETLSGMTGTADTEAFEFQQIYALEVVVIPTHRPMVRNDMNDLVFLNFKDKYEAIRKDIEWCVEHGRPVLVGTTSIENSEYLSNLLKKAGIKHEVLNAKQHEREAHIVAQAGRPSAVTLATNMAGRGTDIVLGGSLEAELEALGENPDPAKVEAVKTEWQKRHDAVLEAGGLHIIGTERHESRRIDNQLRGRAGRQGDPGSSRFYLSLEDSLMRIFASDRVKQLMQRLGMQEGEAIENKWVTRAIENAQRKVEAHNFDIRKQLLEYDDVANDQRKVVYQQRAELLESEDIHEAIVAIRLDVIDETISLYIAPGSMDEQWDIPGLSAVLNDDFGLDLPIQEWLDQEADLHEEALRERIQAEAEGVLSAKEERLGAETMRRIEKDLMLQVLDNHWKEHLAAMDYLRQGIGLRGYAQKNPKQEYKREAFEMFQAMLERIKHDVIAMLMRIHIPSAEELAAYEARQREAQKAREMEFQHAEAQSALAGGPGGEEETPDQPYRREGRKVGRNDPCWCGSGKKFKHCHGKLS
- the argJ gene encoding bifunctional glutamate N-acetyltransferase/amino-acid acetyltransferase ArgJ, translating into MAVGLEAPPSLLPVAGVRLAAVEAGIRYRNRRDLVLLELAEGSTAAAVFTRNAFRAAPVLVAEAHLAAAAPRYLLINSGNANAGTGQPGLDAAKASCQALAEAAGCRAEEVLPFSTGVIGEPLPVERIAQALPSAVAALAEDAWMDAARGIMTTDTLPKGVSRQVEIDGRTVTLTGIAKGSGMIHPDMATMLAYVATDAALPADVLGQCLRLAADRSFNAVTVDGDTSTNDACVLAATGKAGVTIDEGAGLDAFQAALDAVCMQLAQAIVRDGEGATKFVTIDVLGATSEAEARQVGFTIAHSPLVKTALFASDPNWGRILAAVGRAGLDDLDVNRIDIHLGEVRIVRGGGRDPDYTEAQGQSVMAQAEIPIRVELNRGEACARIWTTDLSHEYVRINAEYRS